TTGATCACCCTGTTCATTGCCGCCATCCCACTCGCATGGATCGCGTGGCACTACGTGCTCGATACCTATCAGCAAGTTCGGCTCAGTACATTCTACTACTTGCTCACTAATCCGGCGGCTGTTGATTTTAATGCCGCTTATAACGTCATTCAGGCACTCAATGCAATCAGTTCCGGCGGTCTGACCGGCACCGGCCTCACCCGTGGCCTGTTCAGTCAGGGCAATTACGTGCCGGTGCAGCACACCGACTTCATCTTCGCTGTTATCGGCGAAGAATTAGGGTTTATCGGTGGTGTGGTGCTGATCATCTTTCAGGCGGTCGTACTCTGGCAGACCCTCTCTATTGCTGGCAAAGCGCGTGATCAGTTTGGCCGATTGATAGCGCTCGGTATTTTCGGGATGCTCTTCAGTCACACCGTCATCAACATTGGCATGAACATGAGTCTCCTGCCGGTAACCGGTCTGCCATTGCCGTTCGTCTCGGCGGGAGGCAGCTTTATGGTGACCACCCTGATCGCCATTGGCCTGTTACAAAGTATCAGTCTTCGCCACCGACATATTGCTTTCTGATGCAGTTTTACCGATTGTCTGATCTCACCATACACATTAACCGTATCTTGCTACTGCGCAGTGGTAGTGCGAACCAAGGCCTCAACCTCGGCGAGCGATGGTAACGCAGTTCGACCACCGAGTCCGCGTGTCTTGAGCGCAGCCGCTGCGCTGGCGAAGCGTAAGGCTGCCGGCAATGGATCATTGCGCAACAACGCGAACAGTAAGGCACCGTGAAAGACATCACCACAACCGGTTGTGTCCACCGGCGTAGTGGGAAAGGCCGGCGTGTGAATGAGTTCACCATTGTGACAGGCCCAGCTACCGGCTTCACCGGCGGTAACGACAACCAGTGTACGATACCGTTCAGCCAATGCCTGAGTTGCCATTACTATGTCGGAAAGGCCGGTGACTGCACGGGCAAAATTGGCAGAGACGACAATATCATCACAGAGTGGTAGTAATTCCAGCACTGTTGGATTGACCCGCTCGGCATCAATCATTATTCGTCCTCCAGCAGCCCGTACCTGACGAGCCGCAGAGAGAGCCGCCGGTAGGTGAGAGTCAATCAACAACGCACGGGTTTGTCCTGCCAGTTCGGCAGGAAATGAGAGATCGGCAAACACCGTCGGCTCGTTGTACCACCATACCGTTCGCCGATCACTCCCGGGTTCGGCCAACACGAACGCAATATGCGAAGAGCCACGACCGGTCACAACGAACGAGGTGTCAACCCCGAATCTGGTCAACTCGGCCTTGATCGCCATACCGTAGTGATCATCGCCAACAGCACTGACCAGCGCTACCTGAGCACCGAAACGGGCCATGGTCGCCAGCGCAGTCGCGACCGGCCCACCACCCATCTCCGTATATCCGGCAAGCGGTTGCTTCTGACCTAACACCGGTGACGTTGCAGTCACGCCGACAAGATCCCAACTGGCAATTCCCACGCCGATAGCATCAAATCGCGTCATACCCTCTCCTCTGCGAGCACATGCCTATCATTGCTGTTCAGCAAGCAGCTTGCGCGGCTATGCTACAATAGCATCGTGAATGATGTCAGAACCTGGCGCCAGTCGTCAAGAGGAGCCTCGTCGTGGAAGATCTAATCGCACAGGTGCGGTCACACATAGATGCCCTGGTTGGATTACCGGTTGGTACACCCCTGGCGCATCCACCAGTCCCACCTGCTTCAGATACCCCTATTGCCAGTTTTATCGACCATACACTGCTCAAGCCTGAAGCGACAGTTGATCAGATTGACCGGCTGTGCAGCGAGGCCGAGCGTTACCGGTTCGCCAGTGTTTGTGTCAATCCGCGTTATGTTGAACGTTGTGCGCGTGCGCTCAGCGGTTCGGCAGTGCGGGTCTGCACGGTGATAGGCTTCCCGCTCGGAGCCACCACAACAAAAGTGAAGGTCTTCGAGACAGTACAGGCTATCGGGCATGGGGCACGTGAAGTAGACATGGTGCTGGCGATTGGGGCACTTCGCGGACGTGAATATCACGCTGTGGTTGATGATATTCGGGCTGTTACCGATGCTGCCCATGCCAGTGGCGTATTAGTAAAAGTTATTCTGGAAACTGGCCTGTTGACCGATTTTGAGAAGGTGATGGCCTGTATGCTGGCAGTACGGGCGGGTGCCGACTTTGTGAAAACCAGCACCGGTTTCGGGCCGGGTGGGGCGACCGTTGCCGATATTCGCCTCATGCGGGCAGCGGTAGGGCCGACCATTGGCGTCAAAGCATCAGGTGGCGTGCGTTCACTGGCAATGGCCCAGGAACTGATCGCAGCCGGGGCAACCCGAATCGGCACGTCGGCAGGTGTTGCCATTGTGCAGGAGGCTGAAGGCACAAACCTTGAACCGCGAAATAGCGACACGTATTAAGATAAAGCATATCGCATCGTATATCTGTACTTTATTAAGGAGGAACGAGTGAGCATTCTGATCGATGCCAACACCCGACTGTTGGTACAGGGAATTACCGGTAAAGAGGGTGAATTTCACACCCGCCAGATGATCGAGTATGGGACAAATGTCGTTGCCGGCGTCGTCCCCGGACGTGGTGGTCAGAAGGCGATTGATGGCCGAGTGCCTGTCTTCAATACAGTAGCGGAAGCAGTCGCTGCAACCGGCGCCAACACTGCGGTTATCTATGTGCCTGCACCCTTTGCGCCCGATGCCATTCGCGAGTCGGCAGCCGCCCGTATTCCGCTCATCGTGTGTATTACCGAGGGCATCCCGGCACTCGATATGGTCAGTACCTACGCCTTTGTGCAAGAGTGCGGCGTGCGCCTGATCGGGCCGAACTGTCCCGGCTTGCTTACGCCAGGAGCAGCCAAAGTGGGCATCATTCCCGGTAACATCGCGATGCCCGGCCCGGTTGGGATCGTGAGCAAATCGGGTACCCTGACCTATGAAGCGGTTGATGCGCTCACCCGGCTGGGCATTGGGCAGAGCACTATCGTCGGCATTGGCGGCGATCCGATTATCGGGACAAATTTCATTGATGTATTAAGCATGTTTGAGGCTGATCCACAAACTGAGGCGATTGTTCTGATTGGCGAAATTGGTGGTACCGCCGAACAAGAGGCCGCCGCTTACATTAAGGCCCATGTGACGAAGCCAGTGGTAGGCTTCATTGCGGGCCAGACAGCGCCGCCCGGTAAACGCATGGGACACGCCGGTGCGATCATCAGCGGTGGCGAAGGAACCGCCCAGGAAAAGATCGCCGCGCTGGAAAGTGTTGGGGTGCGCGTTGCCCGGATGCCAACCGATATTGCCGGCCTGGTTAAAGAGGCGCTTAGCGCCCGTGCCGGGTAGGCTGGGTGATAGTAGTACGACGCACGGGAAGAGGGTGGGTTAGAAATCCACCCTCTTCATCTTTGATCGGCCAGATAATTGTGATCAGCAAGGGTGAGCGTCGGATCACGGGGTATGAACCCTGCGACACTAGACTTGATAGGAGAGATGCCCGACTCAGGTCGTGGTTGAGCTGTGTCGGGTAGACGGCAACCAAACTCAACCTGCGCAGGTCTTGGCGGATGACCGGGATGCAGGCAAGGCGAGCGTCGTCTGTCGCGGCCAAACCCTGCATCAACGCGCTTGACTCAGTGGAATACGCAATTCAACCGTTGTCCCCTGACCGATCTCACTACGAATACGCAGATCGGCACCAATCAGACGTGCCCGTTCTTTCATATTCAACAGGCCGAGACTACCGCGATTCACATAGCCACTTTCCACCGCAGCAACATTGAAGCCCCGCCCGCGATCACGCACACTGGCTACAAAGTGATCCTCTTCAACATACAAATAGATAGTGATCGTATCACTGTGCGCGTGCTTGCGGGCATTATTCACCGCCTCTTGCAAAATAATGAAGACGGCTGCTTCAACTTCGGGTGACAGGCGTGGCACCTGAGCCGGTGCTTCCAGGCGCAACTTCGTATCACTACCAGATGGATCGCGCCAACGTTCAACGTACTGTTGCAATGTTGCCAGCAGACCCTGCGTTTCGAGGCCGAGAGGACGCAACTCGAACAGTAACGTGCGAATGTCGTGGGTCGTTTTTTGCACCAGTTCAGCCAGGGTATCGAGTTCAGCCGGAACTCGTTCAGGCATGGCCTTGAACAGACGCTTAATGAACTCAATATTCATCGCGATTGCCGCGATACTCTGAGTGGGGCCATCGTGCAAATCGCGCGCAATAGCGTGGCGTACCTCGGCCTCTTTCAGCAACAGCCGGTCACGCTCTTCCTTCAGCCGTTGATAGAGGCGGGCATTCTCGATAGCAATGGCCGCCTGAGCCGCCAGCGTTGTCAGCAATTGCATATCCTGATCGGTGAACGGCTGACCGTTCGCCTTATTCAACAACTGCATGGCACCGATCACCCGATCCTTCACCCGCATCGGCACACACACTATCGAGCGGGTGACAAAATCGGCTTCACGGCTAATCGCATCGTACCAGCGCGGATCGTGTTCGACATCATTCACAATCTGACCAACGCCATGCGTCACCACCCAACCGGCAATCCCACGATCAGCCGGCATCCGATACTGACGCTGCTCGCCGGGAATTTCGAGGACTAACTCATTCGTCTCTTCATCGAGAATAAAGATTGAGCAGCGCTCGGCCCCAACAACTTTGGGGGCGCGTAACTTAATATCGTTCAGCAGACTGGCGAGATCGAGATTCACTGCCAGTGACTGGCCGATCTCGTAGAGTAGATGCAGCTCGCGTAAATCCCGCTCGGCCCGGCGCAACATGGCCAGCTTATCGGCTTCACCACCAATTGCCCGCACCAGCAGCACAAGCAACTCCTCATCCAGGGGTGGATGCCCCCCCGACTGCTGATTGTTACGGCTGACCACCAGGTGCAGCAGTCCCACACCCTGCCCGCCGCTCTGTAATGGCAACTCGATAAGGTCACGCCCCTCGTCAATCGAATACGAGCCGACAATCGGTTCGCCATTATCGTCACGACGGGTGAAGCCATCGCGCGCCTGCTCGATCAACAACAACGTTTCAGCATCGAGTTTGCCGTGCATCACCTTCGTCGTTTCACCGTATGGCGAAACGTAGAGCAATGCACCGGCCTGAGCCGGCCAGAAAGCGATCAGGCGATCAAGCGATGCCTGCAAGAGATCAGCCACTTCGTGGTGACCGCCGGCAATAAGCAGTTGACTGAGCGTTTCCAGTTGGCGCTGATTGATCGCAAGCGGCGGCATAAGGCACCTCGAATTGTGGCAAGAGTTTCCGATCCAGTAATATGTATAATGCGTATTATAACGTATGAGGGCGTATATTGTAATGGTACTGTAATCATAAATACCTCGCCTGTCAATGGAGTAGCGCCTGTGGAACGGTTTAAAATTTGTCATCGTCACGAATTACTACCAGGTCAGATGCGATACGTTGAGATTGATGGACTGCCAATCGGGATCGCCAATGTTGGTGGTGACATCTACGCCTTTAGCGACAGTTGCCGACACGAAGGTGGCCCACTCTCGGCGGGGGTATTGATTGATCACACCGTCACATGTCCCTGGCACGGATGGACATACGATGTGCGTACCGGCAAGAGTATCGTGCCACCGGTGGGGCTACGTATCGCTACCTACCCGGTTGAGATCATCAATGACGAGATCTATGTGCTGATTGACTGGCCATCGTCTCAATGAGCCAGAGCACATTCGTTGGTAACGCACCGCATCCCCGTTCCCTACCTCATCGGCCTGGAACCTCGCCGGCAAGTGCATGTTGCATCTACATACCTGAAACATCCTCTTGACAAACGTGCCGGTAGTCTCATATAATAAATTGCACAAGCATCTATTTCATACAAAACTATTTTGAGTAAAACAAAAATCGCCGCGCCCTTCCCAGCTCCGTAGCGCCCAACGTGCGGCCAGTGCAATGACGCCGCTTCACGGCATCCCCGACCGGATGCCGCTGTGTTGAGAGAGCACTATTCGTGCAAAGGAGCTTTGTGTAAGACCGCGCATGTTTCTCCGCCTGATGCACCTCATCCTTGCGATTGGGGTGCTCTTTGGTGCAACGATTGCACCACTCTCCTCGGTTGCGTTCGCCGATCACACGCCATTACCAGCGTCAGTTAACCTGGCAGGTGATTTACAGTCGGAAGCGACCGGCGGCGCCTGTGGCGATTGGGATCCGGGATGTGCCGCAGCGGCCTTCAGCGCTCAGGGTAACGGTGTCTATCTGTTCGTCTCGCAGACGATTCCAGCAGGGAGCTACGAATACAAGATCGCAATGGGGAGCTGGGCTGAAAACTATGGGGCTAATTTTCAGCAGAATGGCCCCAACATCCCGGTGACGCTCGGCAGTGCACAGAGTGTACGGTTCTACTACGATCACAAAACCCATTATATCGCCGACAGCGTGCGTAACACTATCTACACCGTACCGGGTAACTTCAACGACGAGATCGGGTGCAGTGGTGACTGGCAACCAGATTGTCTGCGCACGTTCATGAGTGATGTTGATGGTGATGGTGTCTTTACATTTGCCACTGACGCCATTCCACCCGGCAATTATGAGTTCAAGATTGCCACAAATGAGAGCTGGGCAAACCCAAATTATGGCGCATTTGGGAACAATGTTCCCTTTACAGTTACCGGCCCGGCAACCGTCATTTTTAGCTTCAATACGGCAACTACGTATGTTGGTGTGGAAGTACGTAGTGCACTCCCGCAGCCTGACAACAATGTGGAGTGGGACGGCGTTTACCACAACTCGCGCGATCCTCTTTATCGCACGCCGGGAGGTGCTGTACCTGCCGGTACACCGGTGACAATTCGGCTCCGCACCTTCCACAATGATGTCACGGCGGTAACCCTGCGGGTGTACGATGTCAATGCCGGGGCACAGCGGTTCATTCCGATGAGTGTCGTCGCTGCCAATACCGACTGTTACGGCGATTATGGGCCACGTCGGTGCGATTTCTGGGCGGCTACGCTGAATGAGGCGCAACCGAACAACCTCTGGTACCGCTTTATTGTCACCGATGGCAGTGATACCGACTATTACGCCGATAACACCGCAGCGCTCGATGGCGGCAGCGGACGTATGACGGATGATGTCGTTGACTTCAGTTATGCCTTGATGTTCTACGATCCGGCATTCACCTCGCCAAACTGGGCACGAACGGCAGTCATCTACCAGATTTTCCCTGATCGTTTTCGCAATGGCGATCCGCATAACGATCCGCAAGACGGTGACATCCGGTACGATGATCCGGTGATTACGTTGGGTTGGGGTGAATTACCTGAAGGCTATTGCCGTCACTATGCCGACGCAACCACCAATTGTCCGTGGCGGTTTGACACGACCCCACCGGCCTGGAGTCCAACTATCGAAGGGCCACGGGGACGTGATTACTACGGCGGTGATTTGGCCGGCGTGATCGAGCAACTTGACTACCTCCAGCAATTGGGCATCACGACCATCTACTTCAATCCCATCTTTGCCGCCGGATCGAACCATCGCTACGATACCCGTGATTACTATCGCATCGATCCCTATCTTGGCAATAACGGCACCTTTGCGCACCTGGTTCAGGAGGCGCGGCGGCGTGGGATGCGAGTGATCCTCGATAGCGTCTTCAATCACATGTCGTCGGATAGCCCCTTCTTCGACCGCTATAGCCATTACACGACCCTGGGTGCCTGCGAGTCACTGGCCTCGCCATATCGCACCTGGTTCAACTTCCGCACGAATAATGTTCCGTGTACGAGCGACGATTATGTCGGCTGGTTTGGCTTCGACTCCATCCCCGAAATCAACAAATCAAACCCGGATGTGCAGAGCTACTTCTTAACCGGAGCCAACAGTGTGACACGCTTCTGGCTACGACGCGGTGCCGCCGGTTGGCGCCTGGATGTGATGGGAGATGCCAGCTTCCCGGCAGGCTATTGGGAGACATTCCGCACCGTCGTGCGCCAGACCAAACGAGACGGTCTGATTATTGGTGAGTTGTGGCAGAAGGACTCAACATTGCTGCGCCACCTCCGTGGGCAGACTGCCGATACAACGATGAACTACCGTCTGCGTGATGCGGTGATCGGCTTGCTCCTGCCTGGGGGAACGTTTGACAGCAAAGGGTTTGGTGACAGTGGCCGGGTCATCAGTCCATCAGAATTCTTGAGTCGACTGGCCTCGATCCGTGAAGACTACCCGGATGCAGCCTACTACACGCTCATGAATCTGCTCGGCAGCCACGATACGGAGCGGATTCTGTGGACGCTTACGCCTGGACAGGAGACACGCGCCGATAAGGAATTCAATGCCGCTAATCTGGCAGAAGGTAAGCGGCGTGTCCAACTGGCCTCTCTGATCCAATTCACCGTACCCGGTGCACCGACCGTGTATTACGGCGATGAAGTAGGAGTCACCGGCGATGATGATCCAGATGACCGCCGCACCTATCCCTGGCCTGATCAGGGTGGTACACCCGACACCAACCTTCTGAACCATTACCGCAGCCTGACCGAGCTGCGCAACCGTTATCCGGTGCTGGCGAAGGGTGATTTCACACCGCTGCTGGCCGACGATGCCGCAGGCGTTGTGGCCTATGGTCGAAAGTATCGCAATAAAGCCGCGTTGGTGCTGATCAATCGCAGCTCAACAACGCAGACGATCACGGTACCCGTACAGGGCTTTCTGCCCAATGGGGTAGAACTCTGCGCGCTGTTTACCGTTGGCAATCAGCTCGACGAGACGGTACAGGTCGTGAACGGGAGCATCCAGATCACGCTGAACCCGCTGAGCGGTACGGTGCTGATCAGCGAGCCGGGAGCCGATCTCACGCCACCGGCGGCCCCCACCAACCTCCAGGTCACCGAAGAGGGTGATCGGTCGGTAAGCCTGAGCTGGCAGCGGCCCAGTGGTGGAGCACAGGCGTACAACATCTACCGCAGCCCGGTTAGTGGCGGTGGTTGGGTCAAGGTCAATACTGCGCCGGTAAGCGGTCTGAGCTTTACCGACACCACGGTAGAGAACGGGCGAACCTACTACTTCGTTGTCCGTGCGCTTGACGCCGTCGGGAACGAAGGGCCAGCTTCGGCGGAAGTGAGCGCTCTGCCGCACTACCGGATTGGGTGGGCCAATTTGCAATGGCCACCGGCGATCTCACACACCGTGTCGGCCATCAACACCACCCCGGATATTTACGGGCAGGTCTGGATCGACGGTGTAACCAGTCAGCCCGGCGCGACACCTGGCCTGCGTGCTCAGGTGGGATACGGCCCGCAGGGCAGTGATCCCCGTGGGAGCAACTGGGTGTGGGTGGAGGCTACCTTCAACGTTGATGCCGGCAACAACGACGAATTCAAGGCGCAACTCCAGCCCGAAACGGTTGGCACCTTCGATTACGTCTTCCGCTACAGCACCACCAACGGACGCGACTGGCTCTACGCCGACAGCAGTGGGCCGTTCAGTGGCTTACCGCCACAACCAGGCGTACTCACCGTTCTTTCCAGTGGTGACACAACACCGCCGGCAGTCCCAACCGGCCTGCAAGTGATCAGCGCGTCCCCGGCAGGAATCGTCTTGAGCTGGAATGCCGTCGGTGATGCCTATGCCTACGAAGTACGCCGTATCGATGGCAACGGCAATGAACTCATCTTTGCCCGTACAACTGCAACCACCTTCACCGACACCGGTGTCATGCAGGGGGCAACGTACACCTATGACGTGCGTTCTTTAGACATCTCCTTCAACCGTTCAGCCTTCAGCGCACCGGTAACGGCTACCGCCGAACTCCGCACGGTTACGCTGGTGATGAATGTGACGGTACCGACCCCGGTTGAAGACGCGATTGGGCGCAGCGTCTACATTGCCGGCTTCCTTGACCGGCTCGACGGTGGTTTACCGCAGTGGAATCCGGGTGGTGTGGTGATGACGCAGGTCTCGGCAACACAGTGGACAATCACCTTCACCGGACGCGAGGGCACGCAACTCGAATACAAGTACACCCTCGGATCGTGGGACTACGTTGAGAAGGGTGCGACTTGTGAAGAGCTGGCCAACCGGCAATTGACGCTGACCTACGGTACGAGTGGCGTGCAGACGGTCAATGACACTGTGCTCAACTGGCGAAATGTAGACCCGTGTGGGAATTAGGACAGGAGGGGTAGCAGGCTTACCCGCCTCGTTACCCTGATGAGAGCAACCGGAACCTCACGCACATGCGGCAACCAGTTTTGGTTGCCGCATTGCCATTCCTGAGTGCAACTAATAACACGGCGACAGCGTCAAACAGACAGTACGAATAGTGGGAGGAGGGTAGCGATGAATACGCCACAAACACAACGGTTGCAACGGTTGCGCAATGATCGCATGCTTGCCGGTGTTGCCAGTGGGCTGGCCCAATATATCGGGGTTGATCCGGTTATCATCAGGCTGGTTTTTGTGGTATTGGGCCTGGTGAACGGCATGGGTGTGCTGTTCTATATCTTGTTGTGGTTGCTGATGCCGAATGAAGACGCCGACCCAACGACGAACAATCTGCATACGGCCATCGGCGAGATGCGGGTCATTATGGAACGGTTCCTTAGCGAAGTTCGCGATGTCTTTCGGCGGTAGGACGAAGGTGCATGGTTGATTGAGGAGCGAGTAGCGCGATGCGTTACTCGCTCTTGTTGTCATAGATGTGGTTAGTGAGACACCCTCAACCCCTGGCCCCTCTACTGCGCTGCGGACACGGGGAGGGGTCAGAACTTGCCAGAGAGACACTGGCGTAGCGAAGGGGTTAGCCGCCGCTCCACCCGTTCAATCCTCGCACAGCCACCGGCCCAAACCCAAGGTAATCACAGGCGGTGAGCTGATAGTAGACCCCATCGACGCGCCCCTGCACAGCGTTGTCCCAATCGTAACGCCGATGCAGGTGGCCGTAGATGCACGCAGCCGCACCGGAGGCAGCGATTCGACGGGAAAACTCGGTTGGTTGACGATTGACGAATGGGGGGAAGTGGATCATCACAATCAACGGTTTGTTCACAGCCAATGCCTGGCCGGCAGCCAGTGCCCGTTCCAGTAAACCGAGTTCACGTTGATAGATCGGGAGATCGGTTTCAGTAAACCCTGGGGTTTCCGGAGTAATCCAGCCGCGCGTTCCACACACCACGGCCTCGCCAATGTCAAGAGCATCAGCCCCGATCAGGCGCAGGCTGGGTGGCAGATGGCGTCGGATCGAATTCACCCGGCGTGGACACCAGTAATCGTGGTTGCCCCGGATTAACACTTTCGTGCCGGGTAGGGCATCGATCCACTGAAGGTCAAGCAGGGCGTCGGGCAATTTCATTGCCCAGGAAATATCACCAGCGATCAAAACCCAATCGGTTGCAGCGACCCGCTCCCGCCACGCCTGCGCAATCCGTTCGGGATGATCTTTCCAGCCGGGGCCAAAGATGTCCATCGGCTTGGGACGAGCAAATGAAAGATGGAGATCAGAAATTGTCCAGATCATAGCGCTTGATGATAACAGGCATCCCGTTGCAATGCAACTGATACTACCATGCGATCCACGCATTGCGGTGCGTGGACGTGCGCCCCGCTCGCACCCCGGCTCCTTTCCCGCGCTGCGGGAGAGGCGGGACAGCAGAAGGGCAAGCCAGCCCCCGTAACGTGCAGGGAAACCGCTGCAATCCGCACTGGTTCGTGAGCGTGGCTGGCGCGGCAGCATGGCTGCCGCACTCCATACGTC
This genomic window from Chloroflexus aurantiacus J-10-fl contains:
- a CDS encoding FtsW/RodA/SpoVE family cell cycle protein — encoded protein: METRRWRDLDWGILVSVAVLLIIGSLALHSATLNAVAGNGLPLRPVFGRQIVYIVVGLIAMVAMMSFDYRLLSSLARPLYVSTILLLGAVLVIGRVSEGAQSWIAIGERTFQPAELGKLVLIIALATYWQHYADRGGSWLVQIGGLLIAGVPMALIFIQPDLGTTLVLAGIWLTMAWGGGMRLVQLITLFIAAIPLAWIAWHYVLDTYQQVRLSTFYYLLTNPAAVDFNAAYNVIQALNAISSGGLTGTGLTRGLFSQGNYVPVQHTDFIFAVIGEELGFIGGVVLIIFQAVVLWQTLSIAGKARDQFGRLIALGIFGMLFSHTVINIGMNMSLLPVTGLPLPFVSAGGSFMVTTLIAIGLLQSISLRHRHIAF
- a CDS encoding sugar kinase, yielding MTRFDAIGVGIASWDLVGVTATSPVLGQKQPLAGYTEMGGGPVATALATMARFGAQVALVSAVGDDHYGMAIKAELTRFGVDTSFVVTGRGSSHIAFVLAEPGSDRRTVWWYNEPTVFADLSFPAELAGQTRALLIDSHLPAALSAARQVRAAGGRIMIDAERVNPTVLELLPLCDDIVVSANFARAVTGLSDIVMATQALAERYRTLVVVTAGEAGSWACHNGELIHTPAFPTTPVDTTGCGDVFHGALLFALLRNDPLPAALRFASAAAALKTRGLGGRTALPSLAEVEALVRTTTAQ
- the deoC gene encoding deoxyribose-phosphate aldolase, coding for MASFIDHTLLKPEATVDQIDRLCSEAERYRFASVCVNPRYVERCARALSGSAVRVCTVIGFPLGATTTKVKVFETVQAIGHGAREVDMVLAIGALRGREYHAVVDDIRAVTDAAHASGVLVKVILETGLLTDFEKVMACMLAVRAGADFVKTSTGFGPGGATVADIRLMRAAVGPTIGVKASGGVRSLAMAQELIAAGATRIGTSAGVAIVQEAEGTNLEPRNSDTY
- the sucD gene encoding succinate--CoA ligase subunit alpha: MSILIDANTRLLVQGITGKEGEFHTRQMIEYGTNVVAGVVPGRGGQKAIDGRVPVFNTVAEAVAATGANTAVIYVPAPFAPDAIRESAAARIPLIVCITEGIPALDMVSTYAFVQECGVRLIGPNCPGLLTPGAAKVGIIPGNIAMPGPVGIVSKSGTLTYEAVDALTRLGIGQSTIVGIGGDPIIGTNFIDVLSMFEADPQTEAIVLIGEIGGTAEQEAAAYIKAHVTKPVVGFIAGQTAPPGKRMGHAGAIISGGEGTAQEKIAALESVGVRVARMPTDIAGLVKEALSARAG
- a CDS encoding GAF domain-containing sensor histidine kinase, which translates into the protein MPPLAINQRQLETLSQLLIAGGHHEVADLLQASLDRLIAFWPAQAGALLYVSPYGETTKVMHGKLDAETLLLIEQARDGFTRRDDNGEPIVGSYSIDEGRDLIELPLQSGGQGVGLLHLVVSRNNQQSGGHPPLDEELLVLLVRAIGGEADKLAMLRRAERDLRELHLLYEIGQSLAVNLDLASLLNDIKLRAPKVVGAERCSIFILDEETNELVLEIPGEQRQYRMPADRGIAGWVVTHGVGQIVNDVEHDPRWYDAISREADFVTRSIVCVPMRVKDRVIGAMQLLNKANGQPFTDQDMQLLTTLAAQAAIAIENARLYQRLKEERDRLLLKEAEVRHAIARDLHDGPTQSIAAIAMNIEFIKRLFKAMPERVPAELDTLAELVQKTTHDIRTLLFELRPLGLETQGLLATLQQYVERWRDPSGSDTKLRLEAPAQVPRLSPEVEAAVFIILQEAVNNARKHAHSDTITIYLYVEEDHFVASVRDRGRGFNVAAVESGYVNRGSLGLLNMKERARLIGADLRIRSEIGQGTTVELRIPLSQAR
- a CDS encoding Rieske (2Fe-2S) protein, which encodes MERFKICHRHELLPGQMRYVEIDGLPIGIANVGGDIYAFSDSCRHEGGPLSAGVLIDHTVTCPWHGWTYDVRTGKSIVPPVGLRIATYPVEIINDEIYVLIDWPSSQ
- a CDS encoding alpha-amylase family glycosyl hydrolase, with translation MHLILAIGVLFGATIAPLSSVAFADHTPLPASVNLAGDLQSEATGGACGDWDPGCAAAAFSAQGNGVYLFVSQTIPAGSYEYKIAMGSWAENYGANFQQNGPNIPVTLGSAQSVRFYYDHKTHYIADSVRNTIYTVPGNFNDEIGCSGDWQPDCLRTFMSDVDGDGVFTFATDAIPPGNYEFKIATNESWANPNYGAFGNNVPFTVTGPATVIFSFNTATTYVGVEVRSALPQPDNNVEWDGVYHNSRDPLYRTPGGAVPAGTPVTIRLRTFHNDVTAVTLRVYDVNAGAQRFIPMSVVAANTDCYGDYGPRRCDFWAATLNEAQPNNLWYRFIVTDGSDTDYYADNTAALDGGSGRMTDDVVDFSYALMFYDPAFTSPNWARTAVIYQIFPDRFRNGDPHNDPQDGDIRYDDPVITLGWGELPEGYCRHYADATTNCPWRFDTTPPAWSPTIEGPRGRDYYGGDLAGVIEQLDYLQQLGITTIYFNPIFAAGSNHRYDTRDYYRIDPYLGNNGTFAHLVQEARRRGMRVILDSVFNHMSSDSPFFDRYSHYTTLGACESLASPYRTWFNFRTNNVPCTSDDYVGWFGFDSIPEINKSNPDVQSYFLTGANSVTRFWLRRGAAGWRLDVMGDASFPAGYWETFRTVVRQTKRDGLIIGELWQKDSTLLRHLRGQTADTTMNYRLRDAVIGLLLPGGTFDSKGFGDSGRVISPSEFLSRLASIREDYPDAAYYTLMNLLGSHDTERILWTLTPGQETRADKEFNAANLAEGKRRVQLASLIQFTVPGAPTVYYGDEVGVTGDDDPDDRRTYPWPDQGGTPDTNLLNHYRSLTELRNRYPVLAKGDFTPLLADDAAGVVAYGRKYRNKAALVLINRSSTTQTITVPVQGFLPNGVELCALFTVGNQLDETVQVVNGSIQITLNPLSGTVLISEPGADLTPPAAPTNLQVTEEGDRSVSLSWQRPSGGAQAYNIYRSPVSGGGWVKVNTAPVSGLSFTDTTVENGRTYYFVVRALDAVGNEGPASAEVSALPHYRIGWANLQWPPAISHTVSAINTTPDIYGQVWIDGVTSQPGATPGLRAQVGYGPQGSDPRGSNWVWVEATFNVDAGNNDEFKAQLQPETVGTFDYVFRYSTTNGRDWLYADSSGPFSGLPPQPGVLTVLSSGDTTPPAVPTGLQVISASPAGIVLSWNAVGDAYAYEVRRIDGNGNELIFARTTATTFTDTGVMQGATYTYDVRSLDISFNRSAFSAPVTATAELRTVTLVMNVTVPTPVEDAIGRSVYIAGFLDRLDGGLPQWNPGGVVMTQVSATQWTITFTGREGTQLEYKYTLGSWDYVEKGATCEELANRQLTLTYGTSGVQTVNDTVLNWRNVDPCGN
- a CDS encoding PspC domain-containing protein; this encodes MNTPQTQRLQRLRNDRMLAGVASGLAQYIGVDPVIIRLVFVVLGLVNGMGVLFYILLWLLMPNEDADPTTNNLHTAIGEMRVIMERFLSEVRDVFRR
- a CDS encoding metallophosphoesterase; this encodes MIWTISDLHLSFARPKPMDIFGPGWKDHPERIAQAWRERVAATDWVLIAGDISWAMKLPDALLDLQWIDALPGTKVLIRGNHDYWCPRRVNSIRRHLPPSLRLIGADALDIGEAVVCGTRGWITPETPGFTETDLPIYQRELGLLERALAAGQALAVNKPLIVMIHFPPFVNRQPTEFSRRIAASGAAACIYGHLHRRYDWDNAVQGRVDGVYYQLTACDYLGFGPVAVRGLNGWSGG